From the genome of Pukyongia salina, one region includes:
- a CDS encoding PorP/SprF family type IX secretion system membrane protein yields the protein MKKLSLLVLLLAILSTEFITAQQDPQYTQYMYNMNVVNPAYAGSKENLSITALYRKQWSGFDGAPETFTFSAHAPFGDKVGLGLSAIKDELGPVSETNVYADFSYTLEIGGNTKVALGIKAGATFHDVGLTDLELQDPNDPFFSQDISSTYPNVGAGAFLYGDNFYVGLSVPNLLNSVHLDENGLKYGSETNHYFATAGYVFQVSENVKLKPSVMVKSAFDAPVSFDGNLNALFFEKFEIGASYRLDDSFSGLVGFQVTENIRVGYAYDYITSDLDAVADASHEVILTFDLFFNKRTLRSPRYF from the coding sequence ATGAAAAAACTGTCGCTATTAGTACTCTTACTAGCTATACTGAGCACCGAATTTATTACGGCGCAACAAGACCCGCAGTATACGCAATACATGTACAATATGAACGTGGTAAACCCTGCCTACGCAGGTTCTAAAGAAAATCTTTCCATAACGGCCTTATACAGGAAGCAATGGTCTGGTTTCGATGGAGCACCTGAAACATTTACCTTCTCGGCTCATGCTCCCTTTGGAGACAAAGTAGGATTAGGATTATCTGCGATCAAGGATGAACTCGGGCCTGTTAGTGAAACTAACGTTTATGCCGATTTCTCCTATACCCTTGAAATTGGTGGTAACACCAAGGTAGCTTTGGGTATTAAAGCGGGTGCCACCTTCCACGATGTAGGTTTAACCGATCTGGAATTGCAAGATCCTAACGATCCTTTCTTTTCACAGGACATAAGCAGTACATATCCCAATGTGGGTGCCGGGGCCTTTTTATATGGCGACAATTTTTATGTAGGCCTATCGGTACCGAACTTACTTAATTCTGTTCACCTAGATGAGAACGGACTGAAGTACGGTTCAGAAACCAATCATTATTTCGCGACAGCCGGTTATGTTTTCCAGGTTTCGGAAAATGTGAAATTAAAACCATCCGTGATGGTTAAGTCGGCTTTCGATGCTCCTGTTTCCTTTGATGGAAACCTAAATGCACTTTTCTTCGAGAAATTCGAAATTGGTGCTTCATATCGATTAGACGATTCATTCAGTGGCCTTGTTGGGTTTCAGGTTACTGAAAATATCCGGGTTGGATATGCTTACGACTATATAACATCTGATCTTGATGCCGTGGCGGATGCTTCACATGAAGTGATCTTGACCTTCGACCTGTTCTTTAATAAACGAACACTACGCTCACCGAGATACTTCTAA
- a CDS encoding choice-of-anchor L domain-containing protein, with amino-acid sequence MKKLITCTSLLVSAFTFAQSISVNDPADPPSAFTAEELIQEVLVSGSSCVEIELTNISENPDGIGNIAEQSWGYFQNNGGTFPFEEGIILSSGFAVSAEGPNNETGTSDGGLNWPGDIDLKALLDNQYGTNVATNNATVFEFTFVSSLDEATFEFIFASEEYENQWECSDDFRDGFAFLIKGPGIPNVSGAPFGGTNVAAVPGSNNVPVSTASIHSDTFLCGFEILGTNYFPDLYVTNSNPPTNEIEFDGLTVTLTTATIDIIPNEVYTIKMVLADRGDTAFDSAVFLKAGSFNIGNVDLGDDILLSDPEAQCEGEIITLDAGVNPDADYQWFKDGVAIPGATNQTLDISETGLYRVELTFAATPECIVSDEILVEFFTVPEFDLGDDSLICDKEIITLDATPVNSSELTDISYKWFRDGVEIPGEITATLDVSETGQYAAEVTGNGCVISDSVFIELVSFTVDIGDFVEPCGDSSYEIVPVIVGADPSGATYLWNTGETTPTITVTVDGVYSVEVTIDGCTEFDDVTINFRTLPEIELGEDIIKCAQEVRILTATPINAGSSTFTYTWYRDGGEIEGENSETLEVTEEGIYSVEVNDDGCIGTDSIDVQFYANENCVITQGISPNGDNMNDTLDLEFLNDRSGIVKLSIYNRLGLLVYEKEQYVNEWMGQTDDGSELPVGTYFYTIELQTEEPLSGWIYLNR; translated from the coding sequence ATGAAAAAACTAATCACATGTACATCCTTATTGGTGAGTGCCTTCACTTTTGCACAATCCATCTCGGTTAATGACCCTGCCGATCCTCCGAGTGCTTTTACAGCAGAAGAACTTATTCAGGAGGTGCTCGTTAGCGGATCGTCATGTGTAGAAATTGAACTCACCAACATTTCAGAAAATCCGGACGGTATTGGTAATATTGCCGAACAAAGCTGGGGTTATTTTCAGAATAATGGCGGCACATTTCCTTTCGAGGAAGGAATCATTTTATCCTCAGGATTTGCCGTAAGTGCCGAAGGCCCTAATAACGAAACAGGAACGTCCGACGGGGGTCTCAACTGGCCCGGTGACATCGACCTGAAAGCATTGCTGGACAACCAGTATGGAACGAATGTGGCTACCAACAACGCCACTGTATTCGAGTTTACATTTGTATCCAGCCTGGATGAAGCGACCTTCGAATTTATATTCGCTTCCGAAGAATATGAAAATCAATGGGAATGTAGTGATGATTTTCGCGATGGTTTCGCCTTCCTAATAAAAGGCCCGGGCATTCCAAATGTCTCCGGAGCTCCCTTTGGCGGAACGAATGTAGCCGCCGTTCCCGGTTCTAATAATGTCCCGGTGAGTACAGCATCCATTCATAGTGATACTTTCTTATGTGGGTTTGAAATACTGGGAACAAATTACTTTCCGGACCTCTACGTAACAAATTCTAATCCGCCAACCAACGAAATTGAATTCGACGGACTTACGGTAACCTTAACTACTGCAACCATCGATATTATCCCTAATGAGGTATATACCATTAAAATGGTATTGGCAGATCGAGGCGATACTGCCTTCGATTCGGCTGTATTTTTAAAAGCAGGAAGTTTCAATATTGGAAATGTAGACCTGGGAGACGATATCTTACTGAGTGACCCTGAAGCACAATGCGAAGGGGAGATCATTACCCTGGACGCCGGTGTTAATCCGGACGCAGATTATCAATGGTTTAAAGACGGGGTAGCCATCCCCGGAGCTACCAATCAAACGCTGGATATATCGGAAACAGGATTGTACAGAGTAGAACTTACCTTCGCAGCAACACCCGAATGTATTGTAAGTGATGAGATCCTTGTAGAATTCTTCACGGTACCGGAATTCGATCTTGGCGATGACAGTTTAATATGTGATAAAGAAATTATTACCCTGGATGCCACCCCTGTCAATTCCAGTGAGCTAACAGATATTTCGTATAAATGGTTTAGAGACGGTGTTGAGATCCCTGGTGAAATCACCGCTACCCTGGATGTTTCAGAAACCGGGCAATATGCCGCCGAAGTAACCGGAAACGGGTGTGTGATCAGCGATTCGGTTTTTATAGAACTGGTTTCTTTTACTGTTGATATTGGCGATTTTGTTGAACCCTGTGGTGATAGCTCGTATGAGATCGTTCCGGTAATTGTAGGCGCAGACCCTTCAGGAGCAACTTATTTATGGAATACCGGAGAAACAACTCCTACTATCACCGTAACCGTGGATGGAGTATACAGTGTGGAAGTAACCATCGATGGCTGTACAGAGTTTGACGATGTTACCATTAATTTCAGAACATTGCCGGAAATAGAGCTGGGAGAAGATATTATAAAGTGTGCCCAGGAAGTTCGAATCTTAACGGCAACTCCTATAAACGCAGGTAGTTCAACTTTCACGTATACCTGGTACCGGGATGGTGGGGAAATAGAAGGTGAAAATTCTGAAACCCTTGAAGTGACCGAAGAAGGAATCTATTCGGTGGAAGTAAATGACGACGGATGTATAGGGACAGATAGTATCGATGTACAATTCTATGCCAATGAAAATTGTGTGATCACCCAGGGGATCTCCCCTAATGGTGACAATATGAACGACACTCTGGACCTGGAATTCCTGAATGACCGTTCGGGAATAGTAAAACTATCCATTTACAACAGGCTGGGATTATTAGTTTATGAAAAAGAACAGTATGTGAACGAATGGATGGGACAAACCGATGATGGTTCCGAACTTCCGGTAGGCACATATTTCTATACGATCGAATTACAAACCGAAGAACCGCTAAGCGGTTGGATATATTTAAACAGATAA